A window from Bacteroidia bacterium encodes these proteins:
- a CDS encoding nucleotidyl transferase AbiEii/AbiGii toxin family protein: MLQYSSVYKGTLELLKSLMQQDFLSDFNLVGGTALALQIGHRISIDIDLFTDKEFNPSEIRVQLEKKYKLIDIIENKTGITQTIEYPENSNTFIKVDIVKYSYNLISPPIIFDGIRLLSKEDIIPMKLAAVSNRGSKKDFYDIYFLLQEYTLKEMLSLFEKKFLNYNHFYVIKSLTYFEDAEKDINPKILKKCTWDEIKQLISSKVQEYL; this comes from the coding sequence CTCAGTCTACAAAGGAACTCTGGAATTATTAAAGAGTTTAATGCAACAAGACTTTTTATCAGATTTTAATTTGGTAGGAGGAACAGCCCTTGCCCTACAAATTGGACATAGAATATCTATTGATATAGATTTATTTACAGATAAGGAATTTAATCCATCTGAAATAAGAGTCCAATTGGAAAAAAAATATAAATTGATAGATATAATTGAAAATAAAACGGGCATCACACAAACAATTGAATATCCTGAAAATTCAAATACTTTTATAAAAGTTGATATTGTAAAGTATTCTTATAATTTAATATCTCCTCCAATTATTTTTGACGGAATTCGGCTATTATCGAAGGAAGACATAATTCCTATGAAGCTAGCTGCAGTATCAAATAGAGGTTCCAAAAAAGATTTTTATGATATTTATTTTCTACTGCAAGAATATACTTTAAAAGAAATGCTATCTCTCTTTGAGAAAAAATTTTTAAACTATAACCATTTTTATGTAATCAAGAGTTTAACTTACTTTGAAGATGCAGAGAAAGATATAAATCCCAAAATTTTAAAAAAATGTACTTGGGATGAAATTAAACAATTGATATCATCAAAAGTACAAGAATATCTTTAA